A region from the Pyrinomonadaceae bacterium genome encodes:
- a CDS encoding MFS transporter produces the protein MSAELQQQPERHRGVSEMFRALRHRNFLLFWSGAFLSNTGTWMQAVAQGWLVLQLSNSAFWLGLDAFMSTAPGLVFTLVGGVFADLVDRRKLLIYSQIVAGLTALILGTLIVTGVVKVWMILVLSFVTGCCMSMSAPSYMALVFDLVDREDLANAVALNSTQFQLARGLGPVAAGIAFKLFGVAGCFFANGISFAAVVVGLQMVRYRTRNAERPAEEPRGKFLTNLVDGFRYVTSRPRVSMLLIVSAVTSLFGAPYIAMAPVFARDVLHLGETGLALLMGMAGAGSLFGALFLAYLGDFRRKGWFVLGGCLGFAVCLIGFSLSTNVVASVIFLFALGFAIVCSVAVTNTLLQKLVTDDMRGRVLSLFMLSFIGAMPIGNLIAGAASQRFGAPRTLAVGGLIIIVFVAMVTWRNPRLREL, from the coding sequence ATGTCTGCAGAGCTTCAGCAACAGCCAGAACGCCATCGCGGCGTCAGCGAAATGTTTCGCGCGCTGCGACATCGCAACTTTCTGCTGTTCTGGTCAGGCGCTTTCCTCTCGAACACTGGCACGTGGATGCAGGCAGTCGCGCAAGGCTGGCTGGTCCTGCAGTTGTCGAATTCCGCGTTCTGGTTGGGCCTTGATGCGTTCATGTCCACCGCGCCCGGGTTGGTTTTCACGCTGGTGGGCGGGGTGTTCGCGGACTTAGTCGATCGCAGAAAGCTCTTAATTTATTCGCAGATCGTTGCCGGCTTAACCGCGCTGATTCTCGGCACGTTGATCGTGACCGGTGTAGTTAAGGTTTGGATGATCCTGGTGTTGTCGTTCGTGACGGGCTGCTGCATGTCGATGTCGGCCCCGTCATACATGGCGTTGGTTTTCGACCTGGTTGATCGTGAGGATCTGGCGAATGCCGTGGCCCTGAACTCGACGCAGTTTCAATTGGCGCGCGGGCTGGGGCCCGTCGCCGCCGGCATCGCCTTCAAGCTGTTCGGTGTGGCGGGCTGTTTCTTTGCGAACGGAATCTCGTTCGCTGCGGTCGTAGTTGGTTTGCAAATGGTCCGTTACCGAACGCGCAATGCGGAACGGCCGGCAGAGGAGCCGCGAGGAAAATTTCTCACCAACCTCGTCGACGGCTTTCGTTACGTGACGAGTCGCCCGCGGGTCTCGATGCTGCTCATAGTTTCGGCCGTTACCAGTCTGTTTGGCGCGCCTTACATCGCGATGGCCCCGGTTTTCGCGCGTGACGTGCTGCATCTCGGTGAGACGGGGCTGGCGCTGCTCATGGGCATGGCCGGCGCGGGCTCATTGTTTGGCGCGTTGTTTCTTGCGTACCTCGGTGATTTTCGGCGCAAAGGCTGGTTTGTTTTAGGCGGCTGTCTGGGATTTGCGGTGTGCCTTATTGGATTCTCACTATCGACCAACGTGGTCGCGTCCGTCATTTTTCTATTCGCGCTCGGATTCGCCATCGTCTGTTCCGTGGCCGTCACCAATACGCTGCTGCAGAAACTAGTCACCGACGATATGCGCGGAAGGGTACTGAGCCTCTTTATGCTTTCTTTTATCGGAGCGATGCCCATCGGCAACCTTATCGCCGGTGCTGCATCTCAGCGCTTC
- the nadC gene encoding carboxylating nicotinate-nucleotide diphosphorylase — translation MNWLDEGALYSSIGLFLREDLGRGDITTQTVLSRNMRAKGRFVAGEKMIVAGLEAAEEVFITLDPHQQIEAFVADGEEVEAGKVIGRTSGFAEVLLAGERVALNLLQHLSGVATRTREFAKAVEGTKAKIADTRKTMPGLRMLEKYAVLLGGGVNHRYGLDDGVFIKANHVALAGGVGTAVKSTREKIGHLHKVEVEVAAERDVKEAIDNGADAVTIIVSEISAGTELIRKAREMAADTSIVVSGAVTLENVRGFAEAGADLIRVDALTQSVRAMDISFQIQSG, via the coding sequence GTGAACTGGCTAGATGAAGGCGCGCTGTACTCCAGCATTGGTCTGTTTCTTCGCGAAGACCTTGGGCGCGGCGACATTACGACGCAGACTGTTCTGTCGCGGAACATGCGCGCCAAAGGACGATTCGTAGCCGGCGAAAAAATGATCGTCGCGGGTTTGGAAGCTGCCGAAGAAGTTTTCATCACGCTCGATCCGCACCAACAGATCGAAGCGTTCGTGGCCGACGGCGAGGAGGTTGAAGCCGGCAAAGTGATCGGCCGCACCAGCGGCTTCGCCGAAGTGCTGCTGGCTGGCGAGCGCGTCGCCCTAAATCTCCTGCAGCATCTATCTGGTGTGGCGACCCGCACGCGCGAGTTCGCCAAAGCGGTCGAAGGCACGAAAGCGAAGATTGCAGACACGCGTAAGACAATGCCTGGCCTGCGCATGCTTGAGAAGTACGCAGTGCTATTAGGCGGCGGCGTCAATCATCGTTACGGACTGGATGACGGCGTGTTCATTAAAGCAAATCACGTGGCGTTGGCAGGAGGAGTTGGAACTGCGGTCAAATCCACGCGTGAGAAGATTGGGCACTTGCACAAAGTAGAAGTCGAAGTCGCGGCTGAGCGGGATGTGAAAGAGGCGATAGACAATGGTGCGGACGCCGTTACCATCATAGTGTCAGAGATTTCTGCGGGAACTGAGTTGATTCGAAAAGCCCGCGAGATGGCCGCGGACACGTCCATTGTTGTCTCGGGCGCGGTGACGCTGGAAAACGTTCGCGGGTTTGCTGAAGCGGGCGCAGACCTGATTCGCGTGGACGCTTTAACCCAGTCCGTTCGTGCCATGGACATCAGCTTTCAGATTCAATCGGGGTGA
- a CDS encoding XdhC family protein has protein sequence MGTISQRDLYRMISDLGARGERVVVATVADTRGSTPQRRGAKMLFFENGETAGTVGGGCVEAEVWAEAREAMRSGQSKLHHFTLTADEASEEGMVCGGTMDIFVEVIGDNGQS, from the coding sequence ATGGGGACCATCTCTCAACGCGATCTGTATCGAATGATTAGCGACCTTGGCGCGCGCGGTGAGCGCGTGGTCGTCGCCACGGTCGCCGATACACGCGGCTCGACGCCACAACGCCGCGGCGCAAAGATGCTGTTTTTCGAGAATGGAGAGACCGCCGGTACCGTTGGCGGCGGGTGCGTCGAAGCTGAAGTGTGGGCCGAGGCGCGCGAGGCGATGCGTTCCGGCCAATCAAAGCTCCATCACTTCACGTTGACGGCTGACGAAGCCAGTGAAGAAGGCATGGTCTGCGGCGGGACAATGGATATCTTTGTTGAAGTGATCGGTGACAACGGTCAATCGTAA
- a CDS encoding DUF962 domain-containing protein, which translates to MDSFIENYKAKHRHPLNKLCHSFGIPMIVVSLPLFFFSWRVALVLFVVGWVLQFVGHAIEGNQPAFFRNPVYLLVGPLWLVRRAATAIGLLKPSASK; encoded by the coding sequence ATGGATTCATTCATCGAGAACTACAAAGCCAAACATCGGCATCCGCTGAATAAGCTGTGTCATTCGTTCGGCATTCCGATGATTGTCGTGTCGTTGCCGCTGTTTTTCTTCAGTTGGCGCGTCGCCCTGGTGCTGTTCGTAGTCGGCTGGGTTCTTCAATTTGTCGGACACGCCATTGAAGGCAATCAGCCGGCGTTCTTTCGCAATCCTGTCTATCTTCTTGTCGGTCCGCTGTGGCTGGTTCGTCGTGCGGCCACGGCCATCGGCCTTCTCAAACCTTCCGCTTCGAAATAG
- a CDS encoding XdhC/CoxI family protein produces MSNDSAQKRPGLISSAIEQVLESGSRAVIATVVESVDDGPAVGAKLLVRDSGEIVGSLGNSELDEAVAHHAPAFMRTRDEARAIKLRDFALDAAEADMKILFERVEAEPRLVIAGAGHVGASLARLGASVGYQVTLIDDRAEFVDRKLFGTHAPGMQHGGGVRTVAAEDWQRAVRDAIGNGHGVSVAIVTRGHKQDEECLRAAIESKPDYVGMIGSKRRTNIVLDKLREEGADENELKKVRAPIGLDIGAVSPEEVALSILAEIVAERRGGEGASLSSWRRS; encoded by the coding sequence ATGTCGAATGACAGCGCTCAAAAGCGTCCGGGCCTTATTTCAAGCGCGATCGAGCAAGTTCTTGAAAGCGGCTCGCGCGCCGTTATCGCGACAGTGGTCGAGTCCGTGGACGACGGGCCGGCGGTCGGCGCGAAGCTGCTCGTGCGTGACTCAGGCGAGATAGTCGGAAGTCTGGGCAACAGCGAATTGGATGAAGCTGTCGCCCATCACGCGCCGGCGTTTATGCGGACGCGTGACGAAGCTCGCGCGATCAAGCTTCGCGACTTCGCACTCGATGCGGCAGAGGCCGACATGAAGATTCTTTTTGAACGGGTCGAGGCCGAGCCGCGACTGGTAATTGCCGGAGCGGGACACGTCGGCGCGTCGCTGGCTCGACTCGGCGCGTCGGTTGGATATCAGGTGACGCTGATCGATGACCGTGCCGAGTTCGTTGATCGAAAGTTATTCGGTACGCATGCCCCTGGCATGCAGCACGGCGGAGGGGTGCGTACCGTAGCCGCCGAAGATTGGCAGCGCGCGGTGCGTGACGCGATTGGAAATGGCCACGGCGTATCGGTCGCCATCGTCACGCGCGGTCACAAACAGGACGAGGAATGCCTGCGTGCGGCAATTGAATCAAAGCCGGACTACGTCGGCATGATCGGCAGTAAGCGCCGCACAAACATAGTGCTGGATAAGTTGCGTGAAGAAGGCGCCGACGAAAACGAATTGAAGAAAGTGCGCGCGCCGATCGGGTTGGACATCGGCGCGGTCTCGCCTGAAGAAGTTGCGCTCTCGATCCTTGCGGAAATAGTCGCAGAACGCCGCGGCGGCGAAGGTGCGTCGCTCTCGAGCTGGCGCCGTTCCTAG
- a CDS encoding valine--tRNA ligase, producing MIDIPKTYDPKQAEASHYAKWEERGYFAPEINKNPDAPVYSIVIPPPNVTGSLHMGHALQHTMMDVLARHKRMLGYRTLWLPGMDHAGISTQLMVTRELKKEGLTRHDLGREKFVARVWKWKEEYGGQILNQLRREGASVDWSRFKFTMDEDLSRAVREVFVRLYEEGLIYRGNRIVNWCPNDQTVLSDLEVQRDPNKGKLYYLRYPFKNGEGAIVVATTRPETMLGDTAVAVNPNDERYSALVGQTLILPIMNREIPVVADEFVESEFGTGAVKVTPAHDPNDYEMGIRHGLEQVNVIDRFARMTAEAGAEFAGIDRYKARELVIEKLEALEALEKTVDYEFSISKCERCKTVIEPLISTQWFCRMEPLRDLALAELRQDGKPQFVPQVPYEKVYVDWLENLRDWTISRQLWWGHQIPAWYTTGGEVIVARSRAEAEAKAGTNELTQDEDVLDTWFSSALWPFSTLGWPEETADLKAFYPTSVLVTARDIIFLWVSRMMMMGLKFIGEEAFHDTYITGTVLDKHGQRMSKTKANGIDPLEVFDKFGVDATRLTLAQIGSTDTRWNEKQVESYRNFANKIWNATRFCLMNAEGAESVIEPFEGDPLKLPLHDRWILSRLNKTASAVNKQLETYDFHAAVQGLYHFFWDDFCDWYIELSKTSMTAEEPSAERDLARARLISILEQALRLLHPFMPYLTEELWQKLPVNHAQLQHSAYAGAEPSIMLASFPRGNASLVDERAEAEMQAVIDLISRVRNIRAEMNIKPSDRIQLMIAAKSDLKTVFSDSTDQIARLTRAKEISIDGSSEMPKAAARAVLAGGAEVAVPLEGLIDFEQERARLAREKEKLEKESLKLATQLGNADFVQRAPVEKVEELRARVTDIAQRNATLEQMMEALS from the coding sequence ATGATCGATATCCCTAAAACCTATGACCCGAAGCAAGCCGAAGCTTCGCACTACGCAAAATGGGAAGAACGCGGCTACTTCGCCCCTGAAATCAATAAAAACCCTGACGCACCCGTCTACTCAATTGTCATCCCGCCGCCGAACGTGACCGGCTCGCTGCACATGGGCCACGCCCTGCAGCACACGATGATGGACGTGCTGGCGCGGCATAAGCGAATGCTCGGTTACCGAACGTTGTGGCTGCCGGGAATGGATCACGCGGGCATCTCGACGCAATTGATGGTGACGCGCGAACTGAAGAAAGAGGGTTTGACGCGTCATGACCTCGGCCGCGAGAAGTTTGTCGCGCGGGTTTGGAAATGGAAAGAAGAGTATGGCGGGCAGATTCTCAATCAATTAAGACGCGAAGGCGCGTCCGTCGATTGGTCGCGGTTCAAGTTCACGATGGACGAAGATCTTTCGCGCGCGGTGCGTGAAGTTTTCGTGCGCCTGTACGAAGAAGGACTGATTTATCGCGGCAATCGGATCGTGAACTGGTGCCCGAACGATCAGACTGTGCTTTCGGATTTAGAGGTGCAACGCGATCCGAACAAAGGCAAGCTTTACTACCTGCGTTATCCCTTCAAAAACGGCGAGGGTGCAATCGTCGTAGCCACCACACGGCCGGAGACGATGCTTGGGGACACCGCCGTGGCCGTCAATCCGAATGATGAGCGTTACAGCGCGCTGGTTGGCCAGACGCTTATTCTGCCCATCATGAATCGTGAGATCCCGGTGGTGGCCGACGAATTCGTCGAATCGGAGTTCGGCACCGGCGCAGTAAAAGTCACGCCGGCGCACGATCCGAACGATTACGAAATGGGCATTCGCCACGGTCTCGAGCAGGTGAACGTCATCGATCGCTTTGCGCGGATGACTGCAGAAGCCGGCGCTGAGTTCGCTGGTATCGACAGATACAAAGCGCGAGAACTCGTGATTGAGAAACTTGAAGCGCTCGAGGCGCTGGAGAAAACGGTCGATTACGAATTCTCGATTTCAAAGTGTGAGCGCTGCAAGACAGTTATCGAACCTTTGATTTCCACCCAGTGGTTCTGCCGGATGGAACCTTTGCGCGATCTCGCTTTGGCTGAGCTTCGCCAGGACGGCAAGCCGCAGTTTGTGCCGCAGGTCCCGTACGAAAAAGTTTACGTCGATTGGCTCGAGAACCTTCGAGATTGGACGATCTCGCGACAGCTTTGGTGGGGTCATCAGATTCCCGCGTGGTACACGACGGGCGGGGAAGTGATCGTAGCGCGCTCGCGCGCCGAGGCTGAAGCAAAAGCCGGCACAAATGAGCTGACGCAGGATGAAGACGTGCTCGACACATGGTTTTCATCGGCGCTGTGGCCTTTTTCAACGCTTGGTTGGCCGGAAGAGACTGCGGACCTGAAAGCCTTCTATCCGACATCGGTGCTGGTCACGGCGCGTGACATCATCTTCCTTTGGGTGTCGCGGATGATGATGATGGGTCTGAAGTTCATCGGCGAGGAAGCGTTTCACGATACTTACATCACCGGAACTGTTCTGGACAAACATGGCCAGCGCATGTCGAAGACAAAAGCTAACGGGATCGACCCGCTCGAGGTGTTCGACAAGTTTGGCGTTGACGCGACCAGGCTGACGCTCGCACAGATTGGCTCGACCGATACACGCTGGAACGAAAAGCAGGTTGAGTCCTATCGCAACTTCGCTAACAAGATTTGGAATGCCACACGGTTCTGTTTAATGAATGCTGAGGGGGCTGAGTCGGTCATTGAGCCATTTGAAGGCGATCCTTTAAAGCTTCCGCTGCATGATCGTTGGATCCTTTCGCGGCTGAACAAAACGGCCTCGGCGGTGAACAAGCAGCTCGAGACTTACGACTTTCACGCGGCCGTACAGGGGCTCTATCACTTTTTCTGGGACGATTTCTGCGATTGGTATATCGAGCTTTCGAAGACCAGCATGACGGCGGAAGAGCCGTCAGCCGAACGTGACTTGGCGCGCGCGCGGCTGATTTCGATTCTGGAACAGGCGCTCCGGCTGCTGCATCCGTTCATGCCGTACCTGACTGAGGAGCTTTGGCAGAAGCTGCCGGTCAATCATGCACAGCTACAGCATTCCGCGTACGCCGGCGCCGAACCGAGTATCATGCTGGCGTCATTTCCGCGCGGGAATGCCTCGCTGGTCGACGAGCGCGCGGAAGCTGAAATGCAGGCGGTGATCGATCTGATTTCGCGCGTGCGAAACATCCGTGCCGAGATGAACATCAAGCCGAGCGATCGAATTCAACTGATGATTGCGGCGAAATCAGACTTGAAGACAGTGTTTTCCGACAGCACGGATCAGATTGCGCGGCTGACTCGAGCGAAAGAAATTTCGATTGACGGAAGCTCTGAGATGCCTAAAGCGGCGGCGCGCGCCGTGCTGGCTGGCGGAGCGGAAGTCGCTGTCCCGCTGGAAGGTCTAATTGATTTTGAGCAGGAGCGCGCGCGACTGGCCCGCGAGAAAGAAAAGCTGGAGAAGGAATCTTTAAAACTGGCAACGCAACTTGGCAACGCTGACTTTGTCCAGCGCGCACCGGTGGAAAAGGTCGAAGAGTTGCGCGCGCGCGTGACCGACATTGCGCAGCGTAACGCGACGTTGGAACAAATGATGGAGGCGCTTTCGTGA
- a CDS encoding SIR2 family protein: MTVNEWTLEGFVDHFDFVHHKMLDHKFVWVLGAGTSFASGIPVGSELVDTWLKEMHLKEDATKTPLEEWATAANLGIPGFKFKERASYYPKVYHRRFEAYPEEGFAYLESVMSEKDPSPGYSILAAALADDPPRHNVVITTNFDNLVADALSIYTDTFPFVAGHESLTQFVRVAMRRPLICKIHRDLLLGPQNDPRSLRRLHDAWGTALRALFQHYTPLFIGYGGNDDTLMDLLESLQPGDVKGQMVWCYYERSKPSERIVNVVTDLKGVLVPVPDFDLLMVLLGEKMGIGILDEEIEERASARTARYRSRIQRLDTVAHPVVAEALAATLERSGGWWAWEQKALFESDPLRRETVYRQAIQHLPGSPELFTNFATFLWYERKAIPEAEQMFRKAAELAPTDAEILDNMAQFLWIERANFKEASDLYLKVIELGSENAWIYANLADFLIATEKFTQADGFIKKAKLLNKTHMKDLDISLAISSAILSRVRNEDDTASIEQLRPLLSEKVDFSTVTFKGILRFTRTKLCAADHAFFANLTAALINSGKGVDLDRLLQTRTLQAKTANVSVTNDG, translated from the coding sequence ATGACTGTGAATGAGTGGACATTAGAGGGCTTTGTCGACCATTTCGATTTTGTTCATCACAAAATGCTGGACCACAAGTTTGTTTGGGTCCTTGGCGCCGGTACATCCTTCGCCTCGGGAATCCCCGTGGGTTCCGAGTTGGTAGACACCTGGCTGAAAGAGATGCACTTGAAAGAAGACGCGACCAAGACTCCGCTGGAGGAATGGGCCACAGCTGCGAACCTCGGAATCCCTGGTTTCAAGTTCAAAGAGCGCGCCAGCTACTACCCGAAGGTATATCACCGCCGATTCGAGGCGTACCCAGAAGAAGGATTTGCGTATTTGGAGAGCGTGATGTCAGAAAAGGACCCGAGCCCCGGGTATTCGATTCTGGCCGCCGCGTTAGCCGACGATCCGCCGCGACATAACGTAGTCATTACGACAAACTTTGACAATCTTGTCGCCGATGCGCTGTCGATCTATACCGATACATTTCCCTTCGTCGCCGGACATGAATCGCTTACGCAGTTTGTGCGGGTCGCGATGCGACGACCGCTGATATGCAAAATTCACCGCGATCTATTGCTTGGGCCACAAAACGACCCGCGCAGCCTGCGGCGATTACATGACGCCTGGGGCACGGCACTGCGTGCTCTGTTTCAGCATTACACGCCACTATTCATCGGGTACGGTGGTAACGACGACACCTTGATGGATCTCCTCGAATCGCTGCAGCCCGGCGATGTAAAAGGACAAATGGTTTGGTGCTACTACGAAAGAAGCAAACCCAGCGAGCGGATCGTGAATGTCGTCACAGACCTGAAAGGCGTGCTCGTGCCAGTGCCGGACTTTGACCTTTTAATGGTGTTGCTCGGTGAAAAGATGGGGATAGGTATATTGGACGAAGAGATTGAAGAACGGGCCTCTGCTCGCACGGCGAGATATCGGAGCAGAATTCAGCGCCTCGACACGGTAGCTCATCCTGTCGTTGCTGAAGCGTTGGCAGCCACCCTCGAACGATCTGGGGGTTGGTGGGCTTGGGAACAGAAGGCGCTGTTTGAGAGTGACCCACTTCGACGGGAAACCGTCTACCGTCAAGCAATTCAGCATTTGCCTGGCAGTCCCGAGCTCTTTACAAATTTTGCGACTTTTCTTTGGTATGAACGCAAGGCCATTCCTGAGGCCGAGCAAATGTTCCGTAAAGCCGCAGAACTTGCTCCTACCGACGCCGAGATATTGGACAATATGGCACAATTTCTATGGATCGAACGGGCAAACTTTAAGGAAGCAAGTGATCTTTATCTGAAGGTGATCGAGCTTGGTTCAGAAAATGCTTGGATATATGCCAATCTTGCTGACTTCCTAATAGCGACCGAGAAGTTTACCCAAGCCGACGGGTTTATTAAAAAAGCGAAGCTCTTAAACAAGACCCACATGAAAGACTTAGATATATCCCTGGCAATTTCGTCGGCAATTCTTTCCAGGGTTAGAAATGAAGATGACACAGCTTCAATTGAACAACTAAGGCCGCTTTTATCTGAGAAAGTCGATTTCTCCACGGTTACGTTCAAGGGAATTCTTCGTTTCACTCGCACGAAACTGTGTGCGGCGGATCATGCCTTTTTCGCTAATTTGACGGCGGCTTTGATCAATTCAGGCAAGGGCGTGGATCTCGACAGGCTTCTGCAGACACGCACACTTCAAGCAAAGACCGCTAATGTAAGTGTCACTAATGATGGCTAG